The genomic interval GAACAGGATCGACTTGCCGGTCTCCTGCGCCTGCGCCACCGCCAGCGGCGAGAGTACGCCGTGGTTGATCGCGTTGTTCAGGAAGAGCACCTTGGCCGGCTCCACGAGTACGGAGGCGACCGGCAGCAGGTTCTGCCCGATCAGCCAGTCCACCCCGCTGCCGGCCCAGTCGCTGAGCCGGCCCACCACCGGGGCGGCCCCCCAGACACCGAAGAGCGCCATGCCGCCGCCGATGATGCCGGCGGAGAAGTTGTCGACAAGCATCTCGAAGCCGGGCCGGATCCGGTCCTCGACCAGGCGGTCGAAGAGTTTGATCAGGTAGGCGGCGGCCGGTCCGATGATCATCGCGCCGAGGAACATCGGGATGTCCGCACCGACGATCATGCCGACCGTGGCGACCGCGCCGACCACCGCGCCGCGCTGGCCGTGCACGATCCGGCCGCCGGTGTAGCCGATCAGGATCGGCAGCAGGCTGAAGATCATCGGGTCGACCAGCTTGGCCAGGTCCTCGTTGGGCAGCCAGCCGGTCGGGATGAAGAGCGCCGTGATCAGGCCCCAGGCGATGAACGCCCCGATGTTGGGCATGACCATTCCGGCCAGGTGACCGCCGATCCGCTGGACCCGGGCTTTGAAGCCGCTGCCCTGGACCTCCGGGGTGTACGACACGGCCATGAGGGGGACTCCTTCGCAGAGGTGGCCGGCGTTACCGAACGCGGCCGGGTTCGAATGTCACGCCGTCGGTTCCGGGGGTGGGCCGACGTCCGGGGTGTTCTCGTCGTGTTGCTGGCATGACCGGCTCACCCTTGCGGCAGCAGCGGCCGGACCAGGTCCGGTCGGGGGTGGAGTCGGACGGTGTTCCGGGCCAGGTCGCCGGGGCCGGGCATCCGGCTGCCGGGCAGGCTGACCGCGGCGGCGCCCCAGGCGAGCCCCTCGGCGAGGGCGTCCGCACCGGCTGCGCCGGCGGCCAGGAAGCCGGCCAGCAGCGCGTCGCCGGCCCCGACCGTGCTCTTCGGCCGCGCCACCGGCGACTCGCCGGTGAGCACGCCGTCGGCGTCGACCAGCACCGCGCCGTCGGCGCCGAGGCTGGCCAGCACCGCGCCGGCACCCCAGCCGCGCAGCCGCGCGGCGGCGTCGACCACGTCGCCGAGGGAGTGCAGCGGGGCGCCGACCGCCTCGGCCAGCTCCTCCCGGTTCGGCTTGACCAGCGCCGCGCCGGCCTCGGCGGCGGCCCGCAGCGCCGGCCCGCTGGTGTCGACGGCCAGCCGCACTCCGGCGTCGACCAGCCGGGCGCAGAGGTCGCCGAAGGCGGTCACCGGCAGTCCCGGCGGCACGCTGCCGCAGGCGACCACCCAGTCGGCCGCCCCGGACGCCGCGAGCACCGCGCTGGTGACCTCGGCGAACTCCGGCCCGGTCAGGACCGGGCCGGACTCGTTGATCTTGGTCACCGTGCCGTCCGGCTCGGCGAGGGTGATGTTCGACCGGGTACGGCCGGCGATCGGCACCACCAGCAGCTCGACCCCCTCGCCCTCCAGCAGCCGGACGAGCTGGGCCCCCTCCTCGCCGCCGACCGGCAGTACCGCCCGGGACGGTACGCCGTTGGCCAGCAGTGCCCGGGAGACGTTCACGCCCTTGCCACCCGGGTCGAGGTGTGCGGAGGCGGCCCGGATCACCTCGCCCCGGACCAGCAGGTCGATCTCCATCGCCCGGTCCAGGCTGGGGTTGAGCGTGACGGTGAGGATCATGCCCGTACCACCCGTACGCCGGCCGCCTCGACGTCGTCGGCAAGCTCCTCGTCCACCCCGTTGTCGGTGATCAGCAGGTCGAGGTCGGCCAGGGTGCCGAACCGGGCCAGGTAGTCGTTGCCGATCTTGGTGTGGTCGGCCAGCAGTACGACCCGGCGGGCGGCACCGATCATCGCCCGCTTCACCGCCGCCTCGGCCGGATCGGGGGTGGTCATCCCGCGCTCGACCGAGCAGCCGTTGGTGCCCATGAAGGCGACGTCGACGTAGAGTTCGGCGAGCGGGCGCAGTGCCCAGTCGTCCACTGTGGCCAGTGTCTTGCCGCGCAGCCGGCCGCCGAGGAGCAGCACCGTCAGGTTGGGCTTCAACCCGAGCGCGGAGGCGAGCACCGGCGAGTTGACCACCACGGTCAGCTCGCGGTCCGAGGGCAGGAGCTGGGCCAGCCGGGCGGTGGT from Plantactinospora sp. BC1 carries:
- the pfkB gene encoding 1-phosphofructokinase, whose protein sequence is MILTVTLNPSLDRAMEIDLLVRGEVIRAASAHLDPGGKGVNVSRALLANGVPSRAVLPVGGEEGAQLVRLLEGEGVELLVVPIAGRTRSNITLAEPDGTVTKINESGPVLTGPEFAEVTSAVLAASGAADWVVACGSVPPGLPVTAFGDLCARLVDAGVRLAVDTSGPALRAAAEAGAALVKPNREELAEAVGAPLHSLGDVVDAAARLRGWGAGAVLASLGADGAVLVDADGVLTGESPVARPKSTVGAGDALLAGFLAAGAAGADALAEGLAWGAAAVSLPGSRMPGPGDLARNTVRLHPRPDLVRPLLPQG
- the mtlA gene encoding PTS mannitol transporter subunit IICB; this encodes MAVSYTPEVQGSGFKARVQRIGGHLAGMVMPNIGAFIAWGLITALFIPTGWLPNEDLAKLVDPMIFSLLPILIGYTGGRIVHGQRGAVVGAVATVGMIVGADIPMFLGAMIIGPAAAYLIKLFDRLVEDRIRPGFEMLVDNFSAGIIGGGMALFGVWGAAPVVGRLSDWAGSGVDWLIGQNLLPVASVLVEPAKVLFLNNAINHGVLSPLAVAQAQETGKSILFMIESNPGPGLGLLLAFFLFGPRSLRPSVPAAGIIHFLGGIHEIYFPYVLMKPRLILATIAGGAAGVGTFMVTGAGLVATPSPGSIFAYAAVTPRGGWFGMVLGVLIATAVSFVVASALLGFGRLNGEPKTDEVTDGATDDPATPPPADEARDRETSPAVARSATAQS
- a CDS encoding DeoR/GlpR family DNA-binding transcription regulator, with the protein product MYAEERQQEILRLAREAGRVDVMALAEGMNVTAETIRRDLTVLERAGVLRRVHGGAIPVERIGFEPALAARDAVLITEKERIAKAALAELPDEGAVILDAGTTTARLAQLLPSDRELTVVVNSPVLASALGLKPNLTVLLLGGRLRGKTLATVDDWALRPLAELYVDVAFMGTNGCSVERGMTTPDPAEAAVKRAMIGAARRVVLLADHTKIGNDYLARFGTLADLDLLITDNGVDEELADDVEAAGVRVVRA